A part of Larkinella insperata genomic DNA contains:
- a CDS encoding nucleotide sugar dehydrogenase, producing the protein MNISIFGLGYVGCVSLGCLAQNGHQVVGVDINTTKVNQINSGRATIVEKDIDTIIAEQFALGRIRATSSYYKAVIETDLSIIAVGTPSTDKGHLNLSYLFSLADRIGNVLQEKDTFHVLAIRSTVTPGTCDQIAARIESKTGKVRNVDFAVVSNPEFLREATAVHDYYHPPLTIIGTESDRAAAMLRSLYEELPGQILVTSTKTAEIMKFVNNTFHALKISFANEVGNICSSMGIDSHQVMDILCQDRQLNISDYYLKPGYAYGGSCLPKDLKGLQTLAHDLYLQVPLINSIHHTNEIQKQRAIALLMKYSHRKIGFLGLGFKAGTDDLRNSPAVELVESLLGRGFSLKVYDRNVQISKLTGANKEYIEQRIPHLAQCMVEEGQDLVDWSDVLVVCTREGEFAALLDNTSNKTIIDLINLPFDNKASHQYVGINWSPGVESPHSYAFI; encoded by the coding sequence ATGAATATCAGCATTTTCGGATTAGGGTACGTCGGCTGCGTCAGCCTGGGCTGCCTGGCCCAAAACGGCCACCAGGTCGTGGGCGTCGACATCAACACCACCAAGGTAAACCAGATCAACAGTGGCCGGGCCACCATCGTCGAGAAAGACATCGACACCATCATTGCCGAGCAGTTTGCGCTGGGCCGGATTCGGGCCACCTCCAGTTATTACAAAGCCGTCATCGAAACCGACCTGTCCATCATCGCCGTCGGGACGCCTTCGACCGACAAGGGCCACCTGAACCTGAGCTACCTTTTCAGCCTGGCCGACCGCATCGGGAACGTCCTGCAGGAAAAAGATACGTTTCACGTGCTGGCCATTCGCTCCACGGTAACGCCGGGAACCTGCGACCAGATTGCAGCCCGGATCGAATCCAAAACCGGTAAAGTCCGGAACGTGGATTTCGCCGTGGTCAGCAACCCCGAATTTCTGCGCGAAGCCACCGCCGTTCACGATTATTACCACCCCCCGCTGACCATCATCGGCACCGAATCGGATCGGGCTGCGGCCATGCTCCGGAGCCTTTACGAAGAACTGCCGGGCCAGATTCTGGTGACGTCCACCAAAACGGCGGAAATCATGAAGTTTGTGAACAATACGTTTCACGCGCTGAAAATTTCCTTCGCCAACGAGGTGGGCAACATCTGTTCCTCGATGGGGATCGATTCGCACCAGGTGATGGATATTCTTTGCCAGGACCGGCAGTTGAACATTTCCGATTATTACCTCAAGCCGGGGTACGCTTACGGCGGCTCGTGTCTGCCCAAAGACCTGAAGGGGCTGCAAACCCTGGCGCACGACCTCTACCTGCAGGTACCGCTGATCAATAGCATTCACCACACCAACGAAATTCAGAAGCAACGGGCCATTGCGCTGCTGATGAAGTACAGCCACCGAAAAATTGGCTTCCTGGGCCTGGGGTTTAAAGCCGGTACCGACGACCTGCGCAACAGCCCGGCCGTCGAGCTGGTCGAATCGCTGCTGGGCCGGGGGTTTTCGCTGAAAGTCTACGACCGAAACGTGCAGATTTCGAAGCTGACGGGCGCCAACAAAGAATACATCGAGCAGCGGATTCCGCACCTGGCGCAGTGTATGGTGGAGGAAGGTCAGGACCTGGTGGACTGGAGCGATGTGCTGGTGGTGTGTACCCGGGAAGGTGAATTTGCCGCCCTGCTGGACAACACGTCCAACAAAACGATCATCGACCTGATCAACCTGCCATTCGACAACAAAGCGAGCCATCAGTACGTGGGCATCAACTGGTCGCCGGGTGTGGAGTCACCGCACAGCTACGCTTTTATCTAA
- a CDS encoding glycosyltransferase family 4 protein, which produces MNPSNFVNKHVLIIVENLAVPFDRRVWQEATALKESGADVSIICPTMPGYTARYEHLQGIEIYRHPLPLEGDGALGYLMEYSTALFWWFFLSLKIYLRKPFHVIHGCNPPDLIFLTALPFKLLGVKYVFDHHDANPELFIAKFGRKGFFYYLMLWLEKATFNVADFSIATNLSYRDIALGRGGMDPEKVTVVRSGPDLERMKIRPANPVHKKGRKYLVGYLGTIGEQEGVDLLLEAARQITQQRQDVQFAIIGGGTSQEAMKALSRQMNLEQYVDFYGRLADEPMLDVLNTADVCVNSDRPTEMNAISTMNKIMEYMALKKPIVQFDLKEGRFSAQTASLYADHTQPGDFAQKILDLIDNEPLRAEMGTFGYQRVINHLSWRYERQKLLNFYNTVLATRPRPSFFSSVLRLFSVSPKPGKAISKL; this is translated from the coding sequence ATGAACCCTTCTAATTTCGTCAACAAACACGTTCTGATCATCGTCGAAAACCTGGCTGTTCCGTTTGATCGCCGGGTCTGGCAGGAAGCGACGGCTCTGAAAGAGAGCGGTGCAGATGTCAGCATCATTTGCCCGACCATGCCGGGCTACACCGCCCGCTACGAACACCTGCAGGGAATCGAAATCTACCGGCATCCGTTGCCGCTGGAGGGCGACGGCGCGCTGGGGTATCTGATGGAGTACAGCACGGCCCTGTTCTGGTGGTTTTTCCTGAGCCTGAAAATCTACCTTCGCAAACCGTTTCACGTCATCCACGGCTGCAACCCGCCGGACCTGATTTTTCTGACGGCGCTACCGTTTAAGCTCCTGGGTGTCAAGTACGTATTTGACCACCACGACGCCAATCCGGAGTTGTTTATTGCCAAATTTGGCCGCAAGGGCTTCTTTTATTACCTGATGCTCTGGCTGGAAAAGGCCACGTTCAACGTAGCGGATTTCAGCATTGCGACCAACCTCTCCTACCGCGACATTGCCCTCGGGCGGGGCGGTATGGATCCGGAAAAGGTAACCGTGGTTCGCAGTGGTCCCGACCTGGAGCGCATGAAAATCCGTCCGGCTAACCCGGTTCACAAAAAAGGCCGGAAGTACCTGGTTGGCTACCTGGGCACGATTGGCGAGCAGGAAGGCGTTGACCTGCTGCTGGAAGCCGCCCGCCAGATTACCCAACAGCGGCAGGACGTGCAGTTTGCAATCATCGGGGGCGGCACCAGCCAGGAAGCCATGAAAGCGCTTTCCCGCCAGATGAACCTGGAGCAGTACGTCGATTTTTACGGGCGGCTGGCCGACGAGCCGATGCTGGACGTACTGAATACCGCCGACGTGTGCGTCAACTCCGACCGTCCCACGGAAATGAACGCCATTTCCACCATGAACAAGATCATGGAGTACATGGCCCTGAAAAAGCCGATCGTCCAGTTCGACCTGAAAGAAGGGCGGTTTTCGGCCCAGACGGCTTCGCTGTACGCCGACCACACGCAGCCGGGCGATTTTGCCCAAAAAATCCTGGACCTGATCGACAATGAGCCGCTTCGGGCGGAAATGGGAACCTTTGGCTATCAGCGCGTTATCAACCATCTCTCCTGGCGGTACGAGCGCCAGAAACTGCTGAACTTTTACAATACCGTGCTGGCAACCAGGCCCCGGCCGTCTTTCTTTTCCTCTGTTCTACGCCTTTTCTCCGTGTCGCCCAAACCCGGAAAAGCAATCTCAAAACTGTAA
- the asnB gene encoding asparagine synthase (glutamine-hydrolyzing), with the protein MCGILGSVNIALSEKQLDLIGHRGPDGYGLKELNVRENRVYLGHRRLSIVDLSPAGAQPMHSPCGRYHLLFNGEIYNHQVLRRELSTVAFRGHSDTETILYYLMQHGIEGVKAFNGIFAIAFLDTHSGKLWLVRDRFGVKPLYYHQRGHQLVFSSEIRPIADTVSLSLNPEALAVLLRLRYNPSPDTLYNEVNKLRPGHIAEYNLRTGSFTVSPFHQRQPRTTLRIPFAEAVEEYGRLVENAIKNQLMSDVEVGVLLSGGIDSAIVAHFAAKHSPHHLKAFTVGYAGKSRQNEIEPAQATARALGLEHHTTVLSEEEFQKNLARTVGIIEEPSATTSILPMYHLCRLASRHVKVVLTGQGADEPLGGYFRYQNELLYEKLPAPTLLSKWLSKVPALTNREETRRALMSWRESDTVKRFDESYAVFTNREIQQLTGISESRAQEYIRYYYELMQGETSVPVEAMMQNDLYMNLSDDLLNYTDKLSMHFGLEARVPFLDNELVDFISCLPREYKLSLGRTKIIHKAFAQSILPDSIVNRRKNGFESPAQQWLKGASGDTFRRLLVKPTTAFSQAINTRAVDQLFADHQQGGHNREKQLFALLSVYCWMEKQPQTTALAA; encoded by the coding sequence ATGTGCGGTATTCTGGGAAGTGTCAACATTGCTCTTTCGGAGAAACAACTCGACCTGATTGGTCACCGCGGCCCGGACGGCTACGGCCTGAAAGAACTGAACGTTCGGGAAAACCGGGTTTACCTGGGTCACCGGCGGCTGTCGATCGTGGACCTGAGTCCGGCGGGTGCGCAACCCATGCACTCGCCCTGCGGCCGGTACCACCTGTTGTTCAACGGGGAAATTTACAACCATCAGGTGCTACGGCGGGAGCTGTCTACGGTTGCATTCCGGGGCCACTCCGATACCGAAACCATCCTGTATTACCTGATGCAGCACGGGATTGAGGGTGTCAAGGCGTTCAACGGTATTTTTGCGATTGCCTTCCTGGACACCCACTCGGGCAAGCTGTGGCTGGTTCGGGATCGGTTCGGGGTAAAACCGCTGTATTACCACCAGCGGGGCCATCAGCTCGTGTTTTCCTCCGAAATCCGGCCGATTGCCGATACCGTATCCTTGTCGCTGAACCCCGAAGCGCTGGCCGTTCTGCTGCGGTTGCGTTACAATCCTTCGCCCGATACGCTCTACAACGAGGTCAACAAGCTGCGGCCGGGGCACATTGCGGAGTACAACCTCCGCACGGGGTCCTTCACAGTTTCTCCGTTTCACCAGCGGCAGCCCCGGACGACCCTGCGCATACCGTTCGCAGAAGCCGTGGAAGAATACGGGCGTCTGGTAGAAAACGCCATCAAGAATCAACTGATGTCCGACGTGGAGGTGGGTGTGCTGCTGAGTGGCGGTATTGATTCGGCCATCGTTGCGCATTTTGCCGCCAAACATTCGCCCCACCACCTGAAAGCCTTTACGGTGGGGTACGCGGGAAAAAGCCGGCAGAACGAAATCGAACCGGCGCAGGCAACGGCCCGGGCGTTGGGTCTGGAACACCACACGACGGTTTTATCCGAAGAAGAGTTTCAGAAAAACCTCGCGCGCACGGTCGGAATCATTGAAGAACCGTCGGCCACCACATCCATTCTGCCCATGTACCACCTGTGCCGGCTGGCGTCGCGCCACGTCAAGGTTGTGCTCACGGGCCAGGGGGCCGACGAACCGTTGGGCGGCTATTTCCGCTACCAGAACGAGTTGCTGTACGAGAAGCTCCCCGCCCCGACCCTGCTGTCGAAATGGCTGTCGAAGGTGCCCGCCCTCACCAACCGGGAGGAAACCCGAAGGGCGCTGATGTCCTGGCGCGAATCCGATACCGTCAAACGGTTTGACGAGTCCTACGCGGTTTTTACCAACCGCGAAATTCAGCAACTGACCGGCATTTCCGAGTCCCGCGCGCAGGAGTACATCCGGTATTACTACGAACTGATGCAGGGCGAAACCAGCGTGCCGGTGGAAGCCATGATGCAGAACGACCTGTACATGAATTTGTCCGACGACCTGCTGAACTACACCGATAAGTTGTCGATGCATTTCGGCCTGGAAGCCCGCGTTCCGTTTCTGGACAACGAACTGGTCGATTTTATCAGCTGTCTGCCGCGCGAATACAAGCTGAGCCTGGGGCGCACCAAGATTATCCACAAGGCGTTTGCGCAGTCAATTTTGCCGGATTCCATCGTCAACCGCCGGAAAAACGGTTTTGAATCCCCCGCCCAGCAATGGTTAAAGGGAGCCTCGGGCGACACGTTTCGCCGGTTGCTGGTGAAACCCACCACGGCCTTCAGTCAGGCTATCAACACCCGGGCCGTCGACCAGCTTTTTGCCGATCACCAGCAGGGCGGCCACAACCGGGAGAAACAATTGTTTGCGTTGCTGTCGGTGTACTGCTGGATGGAAAAACAACCGCAGACGACGGCGCTGGCGGCCTGA
- a CDS encoding DUF1501 domain-containing protein, whose protein sequence is MKRREFIKAASSLTLPVMLGGFQVKSLAKSSALVQSLKNTAAVNGDRILVIVYLGGGNDGLNTVIPLEYYAQYKQLRPNIAIPENNVLRLEGNAETGLHPAMSGLQTLYNEGKLALIHSVSYPNPDLSHYRSTDIWMTGVDSTQYATSGWAGRYLADRFPGYPDKYPNSQMEDPLAVQIGLISTTALLGHQQSMGVTIQDPNSFYQLIGASDTAPQTDLPCCDAGELIAYIRQQQVLAVGYAAEIKTAAEAGRNLSPYPAANELAEQLKIVARLIHGGLRSKIYYVELGGFDTHANQVGSNPQEGIHAELLRKLSDAIAAFQNDLKAQGTEDKVLGMTFSDFGRRATSNASKGTDHGIGAPMFVFGTGIKRRLIGTNPDLVNGLLPAVPPAWDSNRDIKMQIDFRRVYADMLTDWFGTAPAQTDAVLFKNFATTSLFSDTVQTLASGAWLNPEIWSHGRVPSSADWVQINAGHTVEVGQNISARDINVMGGGELKFLGNYNVNITG, encoded by the coding sequence ATGAAAAGAAGAGAGTTTATCAAAGCCGCATCGTCACTGACATTACCGGTAATGCTGGGCGGATTCCAGGTCAAATCGCTGGCAAAAAGCTCGGCGCTGGTGCAGTCGCTGAAAAATACCGCTGCCGTCAACGGCGATCGTATACTGGTGATCGTTTACCTGGGCGGGGGGAACGACGGCCTGAATACGGTTATTCCGCTGGAGTATTACGCCCAGTACAAACAGCTACGTCCCAACATCGCCATCCCCGAAAACAACGTCCTTCGTCTGGAGGGAAACGCGGAAACCGGTCTGCACCCGGCCATGAGTGGCCTGCAAACGCTCTATAACGAGGGCAAACTGGCACTGATCCATTCGGTGTCGTATCCCAACCCGGACCTGTCGCACTACCGCTCGACCGATATCTGGATGACCGGCGTGGATTCTACCCAGTATGCCACCTCCGGCTGGGCGGGCCGGTATCTGGCCGATCGTTTTCCGGGGTACCCCGATAAGTACCCCAACAGCCAGATGGAGGACCCGCTGGCCGTACAGATCGGGCTCATCAGTACCACGGCCCTGTTGGGCCATCAGCAGTCGATGGGCGTGACCATCCAGGATCCTAATTCGTTTTACCAGCTCATCGGGGCTTCGGATACCGCTCCACAGACGGATTTGCCGTGCTGTGATGCGGGAGAGCTGATTGCCTACATCCGGCAGCAGCAGGTGCTGGCCGTTGGCTACGCGGCCGAAATCAAAACCGCGGCCGAAGCGGGGCGGAACTTGTCGCCCTATCCGGCCGCCAACGAACTGGCCGAGCAGTTGAAAATTGTGGCCCGGTTGATTCACGGCGGGCTGCGCTCGAAAATTTACTACGTGGAACTGGGCGGCTTTGACACCCACGCCAACCAGGTGGGCAGCAATCCGCAGGAAGGCATCCACGCCGAACTGCTCCGGAAACTATCCGATGCCATCGCGGCTTTTCAAAACGATTTGAAAGCGCAGGGCACCGAAGACAAGGTGCTGGGCATGACCTTCTCGGATTTCGGTCGGCGGGCTACTTCCAATGCCTCCAAAGGCACCGATCACGGCATTGGCGCCCCGATGTTTGTATTTGGCACGGGCATTAAAAGAAGGCTCATTGGCACCAATCCGGATCTGGTCAACGGCCTGCTTCCGGCCGTTCCCCCGGCCTGGGATAGCAACCGGGATATCAAAATGCAAATCGACTTCCGGCGGGTGTACGCCGATATGCTGACCGATTGGTTTGGCACGGCTCCGGCGCAAACCGATGCGGTCCTGTTCAAAAACTTCGCGACCACCTCGCTTTTCTCCGATACCGTCCAGACGCTGGCTTCGGGAGCCTGGCTGAATCCGGAAATCTGGTCGCACGGGCGCGTTCCTTCCTCCGCCGACTGGGTGCAGATCAATGCGGGGCACACTGTGGAGGTGGGCCAAAACATTTCCGCCCGTGACATCAACGTCATGGGGGGTGGGGAACTGAAATTTCTGGGCAATTATAACGTCAACATCACGGGCTGA
- a CDS encoding T9SS type A sorting domain-containing protein has product MKNRYKRLWVSGLLLISTLAGYGQSGGIITTERTGRKGLVSFTSPVPLSEISNGRHVNGYVKKYGNGPFVFPVGHQGAYRPFGADAGGTLGAYFGKDPSVGSLADGGPFPATSKDNSVGRVSTREFWDVDGASATRLTLTWNAASALGELTGENISLLSIVGWNPATARWEKITSVVDDQPIQGGTSSLEAGSITTVQRIVPDFYRAYTLAALTSAGLPVNYRGKLETVDCRTVTGWAWDQNYPNAALTVELVEGTTVHASAVASLYRQDLADAGTGTGSYGFRLPLPASLIDGNTHAVSVRVRGSTYALTNSPQSVTCGHRGELEAVSCETAQGWAWDQNHPDEVLTVELVEGNTVYGTAPASGFREDLKSKGIGTGQYGFTIPLPAGFKDGKEHQLSVRVNQVDYKLAGSPKTIRCAEPQYLGRVEGLDCKTVVGWVWDRNNPQSTLTVELVEGNTVWATATANTFLAGLKNEALGSTGYYGFSLSIPAALKDGQHHQVSLRVKGSTYQLTESVRTLNCAANEYLGRMEGLNCEIAVGWVWDRNNPNAALTVELVENDIVYAAGTANLYLVGLKNEAMGSTGYYGFGIPIPRTLKDGNVHQLSARVKGSQYALTDSPRSLQCAANQYLGRVEGLDCKTVVGWVWDRNNPQSTLTVELVEGNTVWATATANTFLAGLKNEALGSTGYYGFSLSIPAALKDGQHHQVSLRVKGSTYQLTESVRTLNCAANEYLGRMEGLNCEIAVGWVWDRNNPNAALTVELLEGNTVLATAPANGYLDGLRNEAMGSTGYYGFALPVPASLRDGKPHQLSTRVQASSYVLTNSPQNITCSSSVGRLSLVNAENPEWKLGIAPNPSTGKLEVTFGLEDNQKALLRIVDRLGRVVWQLPVEGKGGSYRQTIDLSQQLDGVYFLQLQKGSHREAKHFILLK; this is encoded by the coding sequence ATGAAGAACCGATACAAACGGCTTTGGGTGAGTGGGTTGCTGTTGATCAGCACGTTGGCGGGCTACGGACAGTCGGGGGGCATTATTACCACGGAGCGAACGGGTCGCAAGGGGCTGGTGAGTTTTACCTCGCCGGTTCCGTTGAGCGAAATCAGCAATGGTCGGCATGTCAATGGCTACGTGAAGAAATACGGAAACGGGCCGTTTGTGTTTCCGGTGGGCCACCAGGGTGCATACCGACCTTTCGGGGCCGATGCTGGGGGCACGCTTGGGGCCTATTTTGGGAAAGACCCGTCGGTGGGTTCACTGGCCGATGGCGGTCCATTCCCGGCAACAAGCAAAGACAACTCGGTTGGTCGGGTCAGTACCCGGGAGTTCTGGGATGTAGACGGAGCCAGCGCCACCCGGCTTACCCTGACCTGGAACGCGGCCAGTGCACTGGGGGAGCTGACCGGCGAAAACATATCGCTGCTGAGCATTGTAGGGTGGAACCCGGCTACTGCCCGCTGGGAGAAAATCACCTCCGTGGTGGATGATCAGCCGATTCAGGGGGGAACCAGCAGCCTCGAGGCCGGTTCGATCACCACCGTTCAGCGCATCGTTCCGGATTTTTACCGGGCGTACACCTTGGCGGCCCTGACATCGGCGGGTTTGCCGGTAAACTACCGCGGCAAGCTGGAAACGGTGGATTGTCGGACGGTGACCGGTTGGGCCTGGGACCAAAATTACCCCAATGCGGCTTTGACGGTGGAGCTGGTCGAGGGAACGACGGTTCACGCCAGCGCGGTGGCCAGCCTGTACCGGCAGGATCTGGCCGATGCCGGAACGGGAACGGGTAGCTACGGGTTTCGTCTGCCATTGCCCGCCAGCCTGATTGATGGCAATACTCACGCGGTGAGCGTTCGGGTGCGGGGCAGTACGTACGCGCTGACCAACTCACCCCAATCGGTTACCTGCGGCCACCGGGGCGAGCTGGAAGCCGTAAGCTGCGAAACCGCCCAGGGCTGGGCCTGGGACCAGAACCATCCGGACGAGGTTCTGACGGTGGAACTGGTCGAAGGCAATACCGTCTATGGGACGGCCCCGGCCAGTGGTTTCCGGGAAGATCTGAAAAGCAAGGGCATCGGCACGGGGCAGTACGGGTTCACTATTCCGTTGCCCGCCGGTTTTAAAGACGGAAAAGAGCATCAATTGAGCGTGCGGGTGAACCAGGTGGATTACAAGCTGGCGGGTTCGCCCAAGACAATAAGATGTGCTGAACCCCAGTACCTGGGGCGCGTGGAAGGTCTGGATTGCAAAACCGTTGTGGGCTGGGTGTGGGATAGGAACAACCCCCAGTCGACGCTGACGGTGGAGTTGGTGGAGGGCAATACCGTGTGGGCCACCGCTACGGCCAATACCTTCCTGGCGGGGCTGAAGAACGAAGCCCTGGGCAGCACGGGCTATTACGGCTTCAGTCTGTCGATACCGGCGGCTCTCAAGGACGGGCAGCATCACCAGGTGAGCCTGCGGGTCAAGGGCAGCACCTACCAGTTGACCGAATCGGTCCGCACCTTGAACTGTGCGGCCAACGAGTATTTGGGGCGCATGGAGGGGCTCAACTGCGAGATTGCCGTGGGCTGGGTGTGGGACAGAAACAACCCCAATGCCGCCCTGACCGTTGAATTGGTTGAGAATGATATCGTTTATGCTGCCGGAACCGCCAACCTGTATTTAGTGGGGTTAAAGAATGAGGCTATGGGCAGCACGGGCTACTACGGCTTCGGTATACCGATACCCAGGACGCTCAAAGATGGCAATGTCCACCAACTGAGTGCGCGGGTGAAAGGGAGCCAGTATGCCCTGACCGACTCGCCCCGAAGCCTTCAGTGTGCGGCCAACCAGTACTTGGGTCGCGTGGAAGGTCTGGATTGCAAAACCGTTGTGGGCTGGGTGTGGGATCGGAACAACCCCCAGTCGACGCTGACGGTGGAGTTGGTGGAGGGCAATACCGTGTGGGCCACCGCTACGGCCAATACCTTCCTGGCGGGGCTGAAGAACGAAGCCCTGGGCAGCACGGGCTATTACGGCTTCAGTCTGTCGATACCGGCGGCTCTCAAGGACGGGCAGCATCACCAGGTGAGCCTGCGGGTCAAGGGCAGCACCTACCAGTTGACCGAATCGGTCCGCACCTTGAACTGTGCGGCCAACGAGTATTTGGGGCGCATGGAGGGGCTCAACTGCGAGATTGCCGTGGGCTGGGTGTGGGACAGAAACAACCCCAATGCCGCCCTGACCGTTGAACTGCTCGAAGGAAACACGGTTCTGGCGACCGCTCCGGCGAATGGCTATCTGGATGGACTTCGGAATGAGGCTATGGGCAGCACGGGCTATTACGGCTTCGCCCTGCCGGTACCCGCCAGCTTGCGGGATGGCAAGCCGCATCAACTCAGTACACGCGTGCAGGCAAGCAGCTACGTCCTGACCAACTCACCCCAAAACATTACGTGTTCGTCATCGGTCGGTCGGTTGAGTCTCGTAAACGCTGAAAACCCCGAGTGGAAACTGGGTATTGCTCCCAATCCGTCAACCGGTAAACTGGAGGTCACGTTCGGGTTGGAAGATAACCAAAAGGCGCTGTTGCGGATTGTTGATAGGCTGGGACGAGTTGTCTGGCAACTACCCGTGGAAGGCAAAGGCGGCTCATACCGGCAAACCATCGATCTGAGTCAGCAGTTAGATGGGGTTTATTTCTTACAGCTACAAAAAGGAAGTCACCGAGAAGCCAAACATTTCATCCTGCTTAAATAA
- a CDS encoding sugar transferase: MVTYHDSQVGEFLQEKTTVQTDAYSGKRMFDILVSSLVILLFLSWLLPLLAVCVKLTSPGPVFYRQMRTGRRNRPFYCYKIRTMVSCEQTKFQQAVPNDPRITSLGKWLRNSSLDELPQFFNVLLGDMSLVGPRPHAVMHDAMYWTTMPNYPKRYASLPGITGLAQVRGARGMTDCDSKMQHRLRYDLFYIKKQSFRLDAQICWWTIGALVKGDKNAI, translated from the coding sequence ATGGTTACCTATCATGATAGCCAAGTCGGTGAGTTTTTGCAGGAAAAAACCACGGTACAAACCGATGCGTATAGCGGCAAGCGGATGTTCGACATTCTAGTTTCCAGCCTGGTTATTCTTTTGTTTCTGAGCTGGCTGCTGCCCCTGCTGGCGGTTTGCGTAAAACTGACTTCTCCCGGACCGGTCTTCTACCGGCAGATGCGCACGGGCCGCCGAAACCGTCCGTTTTACTGCTACAAAATTCGCACGATGGTGTCCTGCGAACAGACCAAGTTCCAGCAGGCCGTTCCGAACGATCCGCGGATTACCTCTTTAGGCAAATGGCTGAGAAACAGCAGCCTGGATGAACTGCCGCAGTTTTTCAACGTTCTGCTGGGCGACATGAGCCTTGTGGGGCCCCGCCCGCACGCGGTTATGCACGATGCCATGTACTGGACAACGATGCCCAATTATCCAAAGCGGTATGCAAGTCTGCCGGGCATTACGGGGCTGGCCCAGGTTCGCGGTGCCCGCGGAATGACCGATTGTGACTCCAAGATGCAGCACCGGCTTCGTTATGATCTTTTTTACATTAAAAAGCAGTCGTTTCGGCTGGACGCTCAAATATGCTGGTGGACCATCGGAGCGCTGGTCAAAGGAGATAAGAACGCCATTTAA